A single window of Gossypium arboreum isolate Shixiya-1 chromosome 13, ASM2569848v2, whole genome shotgun sequence DNA harbors:
- the LOC108461805 gene encoding protein BUNDLE SHEATH DEFECTIVE 2, chloroplastic-like, translating into MANSVCFTSVCSFSIPCKPGIIINDSIPRKVIGANEVFKSSKGARFQSLEAKAVDDNQRTKPKSIVCADCEGNGAKQCSQCKGTGVNSVDHYNGRFKAGGLCWLCRGKREILCGNCNGAGFIGGFMSTFDD; encoded by the exons atGGCTAACTCTGTATGTTTCACTTCAGTTTGTTCCTTCAGCATTCCCTGTAAACcag GGATAATTATTAATGATTCTATCCCAAGGAAGGTTATTGGGGCAAATGAAGTGTTTAAGAGCTCCAAAGGTGCCAGATTTCAATCTTTAGAGGCCAAG GCTGTAGATGATAATCAAAGAACTAAACCGAAGAGCATTGTTTGTGCTGATTGTGAAGGAAATG GTGCCAAACAGTGTTCTCAATGCAAAGGTACCGGAGTGAATTCCGTTGATCACTACAATGGACGATTTAAAGCTGGTGGATTGTGTTGGCTTTGCAG GGGGAAAAGGGAGATTTTATGTGGAAACTGCAATGGAGCTGGTTTCATTGGTGGATTTATGAGCACATTTGATGACTGA
- the LOC108461765 gene encoding heme oxygenase 1, chloroplastic-like gives MASLTSISQSHTLLKKPNFTPSIPHNLSSSFTPRDFLFSKTQSFKLPQMASRSYVVSASTTETPRKRYPGGAKGFVEEMRFVAMKLHTKEQAKEGEKEVKQPEEHSVPKWEPSIDGYLKFLVDSKLVYDTLESIIDKAAFPIYAEFRNTGLERSEKLAKDLQWFEEQGYAIPEPSSPGITYAEYLKEISDKDPQAFICHFYNTYFAHSAGGRMIGKKVAQQILNNRELEFYKWDGDLSQLLQNVRDKLNKVAESWTRDEKNHCLEETEKSFKHSGEILRLILS, from the exons ATGGCGTCTCTGACCTCAATTTCCCAATCCCACACACTTCTCAAAAAACCCAACTTCACACCCTCTATTCCTCACAATTTGTCTTCCAGTTTCACCCCCCGGGACTTCCTGTTTTCCAAAACCCAGTCGTTTAAACTCCCCCAGATGGCTTCCCGGAGCTACGTCGTGTCGGCCTCGACGACGGAGACACCACGGAAGAGGTACCCTGGAGGGGCTAAAGGGTTTGTGGAGGAGATGAGGTTCGTGGCTATGAAATTGCATACCAAAGAGCAAGCTAAGGAAGGTGAAAAGGAAGTGAAACAGCCCGAAGAACATTCCGTACCGAAATGGGAGCCAAGCATCGATGGGTACTTGAAATTCCTTGTGGATAGTAAGCTGGTTTATGATACTCTTGAATCTATCATTGACAAGGCTGCTTTTCCTATCT ATGCTGAATTCCGAAACACCGGATTGGAAAGGTCTGAAAAACTGGCAAAAGATTTACAGTGGTTCGAAGAGCAAGGCTATGCCATTCCCGAACCATCTTCTCCAGGTATTACCTATGCTGAGTATCTTAAAGAAATATCCGACAAGGATCCTCAAGCGTTCATATGCCATTTCTACAACACGTATTTTGCCCACTCAGCTGGTGGTCGGATGATTGGAAAGAAG GTAGCTCAGCAGATACTTAACAACAGGGAGTTGGAATTTTATAAATGGGACGGTGACCTTTCTCAACTATTGCAGAATGTCCGGGATAAGCTGAATAAAGTAGCCGAG AGCTGGACTAGAGACGAGAAGAACCATTGTTTGGAAGAAACCGAGAAATCTTTCAAGCATTCAGGGGAGATCCTTCGACTGATATTGTCGTAG
- the LOC108464067 gene encoding uncharacterized protein LOC108464067: MLLRSASTPLLNSWVPHSKEPSPELDSSHLIARTRSVSFRILCSSSSSSSISVGSGDDSSRRMTRAVSETDLRELVVPKMREVKRNNGILNTIFVEEEEDVEREEAGFQWRRTASLAVKEECEIGGADGGGRSDSGDDNEWSSWDSNNGNDGTELYYQNMIEANPGNSLLLSNYARFLKEVRGDFVKAEEYCGRAILANPIDGNVLSMYADLIWETHKDSSRAETYFDQAVKAAPDDCFVLASYARFLWDAEEEEDGENFSEVPEPSFIHGVSSMPPPLTAAS, translated from the exons atgCTTTTAAGGAGCGCATCGACGCCGTTACTTAATTCATGGGTCCCACACTCGAAGGAGCCGTCGCCGGAGCTCGATTCGTCGCACCTGATTGCCCGAACCCGATCCGTTTCGTTCAGGATTTTGTGTTCGAGCTCCAGCTCGAGCTCGATTTCTGTTGGGTCGGGCGATGACTCGAGCAGGAGGATGACGAGGGCGGTGTCGGAGACGGATCTGAGGGAGCTGGTGGTCCCTAAGATGAGAGAAGTGAAGCGAAACAACGGGATCTTGAATACGATCTTTGTTGAGGAAGAAGAGGATGTGGAGAGAGAAGAAGCTGGATTTCAGTGGCGGAGAACGGCGTCGCTCGCGGTGAAGGAAGAGTGTGAAATTGGCGGGGCTGATGGTGGCGGTAGATCGGACAGTGGTGATGATAACGAATGGAGCTCGTGGGATTCGAATAACGGAAATGATGGTACCGAGTTGTATTATCAGAATATGATCGAGGCTAATCCTGGAAATTCACTTCTCCTCAGCAATTACGCTAGATTCTTAAAAGAG GTTCGTGGGGATTTCGTGAAAGCCGAGGAATACTGCGGGAGGGCGATCTTGGCTAATCCAATTGACGGGAATGTCCTATCTATGTATGCTGATTTAATCTGGGAAACTCACAAAGATAGTTCCAGAGCTGAAACTTACTTCGATCAAGCTGTTAAAGCAGCTCCTGATGACTG TTTTGTGCTAGCATCATATGCAAGGTTTCTTTGGGATGCTGAGGAAGAAGAAGATGGGGAAAATTTTAGTGAAGTACCAGAGCCAAGCTTTATCCATGGAGTTTCTTCAATGCCTCCACCTTTGACTGCTGCTTCTTAA
- the LOC108464069 gene encoding equilibrative nucleotide transporter 8, translated as MQEMENPKASTDHQLEPRDTYRVAYVIHFLLGAGNLLPWNAFITAVDYFGYLYPAKHVEKVFSVGYMSTSVLVLVVMMSSGSCCGTNLALTRRFRLNMGFSTFLLSLMVAPTIDWVWQGGWSEEKQSAAYFMTVTAVVICGLADGLIAGSLIGSAGKLPKQYMQAIFAGTASSGVLVSILRITTKASLPQTPAGLRASAHFYFIVSATIQLCCILCCNLLYKLPVMQQHYRILGDDPFCSSPQFWTVARKICWPALGILMIYVVTLSIFPGFIAENLESKFLRDWYPVLLITVYNVADFMGKSLTAIYVLQSIKKATWACISRLLFYPLFTACLHGPKWLKGEIPVVVLTFMLGLTNGYLTSVLMILAPKTVPVSEAELSAIVLVVFLGIGLVGGSVLGWFWII; from the exons ATGCAAGAAATGGAAAACCCAAAGGCTTCAACAGATCATCAGCTTGAGCCAAGGGATACTTACAGAGTTGCTTATGTAATCCATTTCTTGCTTGGTGCAGGCAACTTGCTTCCGTGGAATGCTTTCATCACGGCTGTTGATTACTTCGGTTATCTCTACCCTGCCAAGCATGTCGAAAAGGTTTTCTCCGTGGGTTACATGAGCACCTCGGTGCTGGTTTTAGTTGTTATGATGAGTTCGGGTTCGTGCTGCGGGACAAATCTGGCTCTGACTCGTAGGTTTAGACTGAACATGGGGTTTTCCACGTTTCTTCTCTCCCTAATGGTGGCTCCGACTATAGACTGGGTGTGGCAGGGTGGTTGGTCTGAAGAGAAACAAAGTGCAGCCTATTTCATGACGGTCACAGCCGTTGTAATATGCGGTTTAGCGGATGGATTGATAGCAGGGAGCTTGATAGGATCAGCTGGAAAGCTTCCAAAACAGTACATGCAGGCTATTTTTGCTGGAACTGCCTCTTCAG GTGTGCTGGTTTCAATCCTGCGAATAACAACTAAGGCTTCACTTCCGCAAACCCCAGCGGGCCTGCGAGCAAGTGCTCACTTCTACTTTATAGTCAGTGCAACTATCCAGCTTTGTTGCATTCTTTGCTGCAATTTGCTATACAAGTTACCAGTTATGCAACAGCATTACAGGATTCTTGGAGATGACCCATTTTGCTCCAGCCCACAGTTTTGGACCGTGGCGAGAAAGATCTGCTGGCCAGCACTTGGGATTCTCATGATTTACGTAGTGACCCTGTCGATTTTCCCTGGATTTATAGCTGAGAATCTGGAGTCGAAATTTCTACGAGACTGGTATCCTGTTTTACTGATCACAGTGTATAATGTGGCAGATTTCATGGGAAAGTCTCTGACCGCAATATATGTTCTACAGAGCATTAAGAAAGCTACATGGGCTTGCATATCCAGGCTTTTATTTTATCCACTTTTCACCGCTTGCCTCCACGGACCGAAGTGGCTTAAGGGTGAAATACCAGTAGTGGTGCTTACATTTATGCTCGGACTGACTAATGGATACCTAACAAGCGTGTTGATGATCCTAGCCCCCAAGACTGTACCAGTGTCAGAAGCAGAATTATCTGCAATCGTGCTGGTTGTGTTCCTGGGGATCGGTTTGGTCGGTGGCTCAGTTCTTGGTTGGTTTTGGATCATTTGA
- the LOC108461509 gene encoding blue copper protein-like → MGGKITMAALLVILAANLLQSTYGRTYTVGDSTGWRIPTNNNDDFYDDWADNKDFLVGDVLVFNFTNGQHNVVEVTEAGYDACNAANPVSTVSTGPARITLNRTGEYYFICGIPGHCSAGQKLNVEVRNGNTTGGVTPSTPITPTTSTYTVGDSTGWRVPTNNDDFYEDWADNKHFVVRDVLVFNFTTGQHNVAEVTEDAYDDCNTANAISTLTTGPARITLNKTGDHYFICSVPGHCSAGQKLKVEVRTGNTTGGVAPSPSVTPSTTTFTVGDSTGWRVPTTNDDFYEDWADNKHFVVGDVLVFNFTTGQHNVAEVTEDGYDDCNAANAISTLTTGPAMVTLNSTGDHYFICSIPGHCSAGQKLKVEVRNGNRTSTSPTPGTPSAAAPGTPSGTTNGTSSSPGTNTASSHVATLSLVFFMSIALTLFC, encoded by the exons ATGGGTGGGAAAATCACCATGGCTGCGCTTTTAGTAATTTTAGCTGCAAATCTGTTGCAGAGTACTTATGGCAGAACCTACACAGTGGGAGACTCCACCGGTTGGAGAATCCCTACTAATAATAACGATGATTTTTATGATGATTGGGCTGACAATAAAGATTTCCTTGTTGGGGATGTTCTAG TGTTCAACTTTACTAATGGGCAACATAATGTTGTCGAAGTGACCGAAGCTGGTTACGATGCTTGCAACGCTGCAAATCCTGTATCTACGGTGAGCACTGGACCGGCGAGGATTACGCTTAACAGGACAGGGGAGTACTACTTTATTTGTGGTATCCCTGGTCACTGTTCTGCCGGCCAGAAGCTAAACGTGGAAGTACGAAATGGTAACACCACCGGCGGTGTTACTCCGTCGACGCCTATAACTCCAACCACCTCCACTTATACGGTGGGTGACTCCACTGGTTGGCGAGTCCCTACTAATAATGATGATTTTTACGAGGATTGGGCTGATAATAAACACTTCGTCGTCAGAGATGTTTTGG TGTTTAATTTTACGACCGGACAGCATAATGTCGCAGAGGTGACGGAAGATGCTTACGATGACTGCAACACTGCGAATGCCATATCTACTTTGACCACCGGTCCGGCGAGGATTACCCTTAACAAGACCGGTGATCATTACTTCATTTGCAGTGTCCCCGGTCATTGTTCCGCCGGCCAAAAGCTCAAGGTTGAAGTTCGAACCGGTAACACCACCGGTGGCGTTGCTCCGTCGCCGTCTGTAACTCCAAGCACCACCACTTTTACAGTGGGTGACTCTACTGGTTGGCGTGTCCCTACCACTAATGATGATTTTTATGAGGATTGGGCTGATAATAAACACTTCGTTGTTGGGGATGTTTTAG TGTTTAATTTTACGACCGGACAGCATAATGTTGCAGAGGTGACTGAAGATGGTTATGACGACTGCAACGCTGCAAATGCCATATCTACTTTGACCACCGGACCGGCAATGGTTACCCTTAACAGCACCGGTGACCACTACTTCATTTGCAGTATCCCCGGTCATTGTTCCGCCGGCCAAAAGCTCAAGGTCGAAGTCCGAAATGGCAACCGCACCAGTACTTCTCCCACACCTGGAACCCCAAGCGCCGCCGCGCCTGGAACCCCGAGCGGCACCACAAATGGAACTTCGAGTTCGCCCGGGACCAACACAGCTTCCTCCCATGTTGCTACTCTGTCTCTCGTCTTCTTCATGTCCATTGCCTTGACTTTGTTCTGTTGA
- the LOC108462445 gene encoding early nodulin-like protein 2 encodes MGGKISMAAFFVVLAANVLQSTYGATYKVGGSTGWRVPTNIDFYEDWADDKVFVVGDALVFNFTTGKHNVAVVTEAAYEACNTTDTITIICDGPARITLNRTGNFYFICAVPGHCSGGQKLRVEVRNGNRHAAAPAPGPMPNSKPPSAATPSPTPHGTSSPPRPSATPRGTSSPPPPSATPPGTSSPPPPSAATPGTPSATGRGTSSPPPEANSASLLVATLYPILYLSIALVKEHRKFSMSGKITMAMAALFVVLAANVLQSTNGATYTVGDSTGWKVPTNNDFYDDWADNKIFVVGDVLVFNFTTGQHDVAEVTETAYDACNTANTISTVSTGPARITLNRTGDFYFICAFPGHCSGGQKLNVEVRNGNNRTAAVPAPGPSPTTTPVATSPTTSTPPTAATPTSPGTPTATAPGTSSPPPGTNSASSLVSTLSPVFFMAIALVLMC; translated from the exons atgggtGGGAAAATCAGCATGGCTGCATTTTTTGTAGTTTTGGCTGCAAATGTGTTGCAGAGTACGTATGGTGCAACTTATAAGGTGGGTGGCTCCACTGGCTGGCGAGTCCCTACCAATATTGATTTTTACGAAGATTGGGCTGATGATAAAGTCTTCGTTGTTGGGGATGCTCTTG TTTTCAACTTTACTACTGGAAAGCATAATGTTGCAGTGGTGACCGAAGCTGCTTACGAGGCGTGCAACACCACCGATACTATAACTATCATATGCGACGGACCGGCAAGGATTACCCTTAACAGGACCGGCAATTTTTACTTCATTTGTGCTGTCCCCGGTCACTGTTCCGGCGGGCAAAAGCTCAGGGTCGAAGTCAGAAATGGGAACCGCCACGCTGCTGCTCCCGCACCTGGACCAATGCCCAATAGTAAGCCTCCGAGCGCCGCCACGCCGAGCCCCACCCCGCATGGAACTTCAAGTCCTCCTCGTCCGAGCGCCACCCCGCGTGGAACTTCAAGTCCTCCTCCTCCAAGCGCTACCCCGCCTGGAACTTCAAGTCCTCCTCCTCCGAGCGCCGCCACGCCTGGAACTCCGAGCGCCACCGGGCGTGGAACTTCAAGTCCTCCTCCCGAGGCCAACTCAGCTTCTCTCCTTGTTGCTACTCTCTACCCTATCTTGTACTTGTCCATTGCCTTA GTCAAAG AACACAGAAAATTTTCAATGAGTGGGAAAATCACCATGGCCATGGCTGCACTTTTTGTAGTTCTAGCTGCCAATGTGTTGCAGAGTACAAATGGTGCAACTTATACAGTGGGTGACTCTACTGGCTGGAAAGTCCCTACCAATAATGATTTCTACGATGATTGGGCTGATAACAAAATCTTCGTTGTTGGGGATGTTCTTG TGTTCAATTTCACTACCGGACAACATGATGTTGCAGAGGTGACGGAAACTGCTTACGATGCATGCAACACTGCCAATACTATATCAACCGTCAGCACCGGACCGGCAAGGATTACTCTTAACAGGACCGGCGATTTTTACTTCATTTGTGCTTTCCCCGGTCACTGTTCCGGCGGGCAAAAGCTCAACGTCGAAGTAAGAAATGGGAACAACCGTACCGCTGCTGTTCCCGCACCTGGACCGAGTCCCACCACCACGCCTGTAGCTACCAGCCCCACCACCAGTACGCCTCCGACCGCTGCCACGCCCACCTCGCCTGGAACTCCGACCGCCACCGCGCCTGGAACTTCAAGTCCTCCTCCTGGGACCAACTCAGCTTCTTCCCTTGTTTCTACTCTGTCTCCTGTCTTCTTCATGGCCATTGCCTTAGTTTTGATGTGCTAA